From Panicum hallii strain FIL2 chromosome 2, PHallii_v3.1, whole genome shotgun sequence, a single genomic window includes:
- the LOC112881381 gene encoding PTI1-like tyrosine-protein kinase 3 has translation MRRWFCCTQFHASYREHENELPISPDEKEGNSFAANSDPIKAPPPIEVPELSFEELKEKTDNFGSKALIGEGSYGRVYYAILDSGKHVSVKKLDASTDPELDNEFLTQVSIASKLKHDNFVEMLGYCVEGNQRLVAYEFATMGSLHDILHGRKGVPGAQPGPALDWMQRVKIAIDAAKGLEYLHEKVQPSIVHRDIRSSNVLLFEDYKAKIADFNLSNQSPDMAARLHSTRVLGTFGYHAPEYAMTGQLTQKSDVYSFGVVLLELLTGRKPVDHTMPRGQQSLVTWATPRLTEDTVKQCVDPRLKGEYPPKGVAKLAAVAALCVQYESEFRPSMSIVVKALSPLLQHKPQPPPAAAPDAKAPSGA, from the exons ATGCGCCGGTGGTTTTGCTGCACGCAGTTTCATGCGTCATACCGTGAACATGAAAATGAACTCCCCATAAGTCCAGATGAGAAAGAAG GAAATAGTTTTGCTGCCAATAGTGATCCTATCAAAGCACCACCTCCCATTGAAGTCCCTGAATTATCATTTGAAGAACTGAAAGAAAAGACTGACAATTTTGGATCAAAGGCTTTGATTGGTGAGGGATCATATGGAAGAGTGTATTACGCTATTCTGGACAGTGGAAAACATGTTTCTGTTAAAAAGCTTGATGCTTCAACAGACCCTGAACTTGATAATGAGTTTCTGACACAG GTATCCATTGCCTCAAAGCTAAAACATGATAATTTTGTGGAAATGCTTGGATATTGTGTGGAAGGAAATCAGCGTTTGGTGGCCTATGAATTTGCTACGATGGGTTCTCTACATGATATTTTGCATG GAAGAAAGGGTGTACCAGGTGCACAACCTGGCCCAGCACTTGACTGGATGCAGAGGGTTAAGATTGCTATAGATGCTGCTAAAGGGCTTGAGTATCTTCATGAAAAGGTGCAGCCTTCGATAGTCCACCGGGATATACGGTCTAGCAATGTTCTTCTGTTTGAGGACTACAAAGCGAAAATTGCAGATTTCAATCTTTCAAATCAGTCTCCAGATATGGCTGCTCGTTTGCATTCTACTCGTGTCCTTGGAACCTTTGGCTACCATGCTCCCGA GTATGCCATGACAGGCCAGCTAACTCAGAAAAGTGATGTATATAGCTTTGGAGTTGTTCTTTTAGAACTTCTAACAGGAAGGAAACCAGTAGATCATACGATGCCTagaggtcagcagagtctggttACATGG GCAACACCTAGATTGACTGAGGATACAGTGAAACAATGTGTAGATCCAAGATTAAAGGGAGAGTATCCTCCAAAGGGAGTTGCCAAG CTTGCAGCGGTGGCGGCACTCTGTGTGCAATACGAATCTGAGTTTAGACCCAGCATGAGCATCGTTGTCAAGGCACTCTCTCCCCTTCTCCAACATAAGCCGCAACCGCCACCAGCGGCAGCTCCTGATGCAAAAGCACCTTCAGGTGCCTGA
- the LOC112880697 gene encoding receptor-like protein EIX1 encodes MNQIPIIQITPPIIFPSIENPQTSMAEYRFLVQETLIVLCLLLSSTPAATSVDSSPLNWSCIADERAALLSVKASLLDPNNYLSSWQGEDCCRWKGVRCSAKTGHVVKLNLRGMNSEKIGGEISYSLVNLQQLRYLDLSDNYFYGVQIPEFLGSMSSLRYLNLSYTYLYGRIPPQLGNLTKLIYLDLKCWYFYNPRYNLPFSVDLAWLSQLSSLKHLDMSFVNLTAAVDWVHEINRLPTLKNLNLRDSGLRNTVPSLRQFNLTVSRHSMYSTSHIIALTLLLLQTGFGTQPASLFLTSNFVTSMVRFPTR; translated from the coding sequence ATGAACCAAATACCCATCATTCAGATTACACCCCCAATCATTTTCCCATCGATCGAAAACCCACAGACTTCGATGGCCGAGTACAGGTTCCTTGTTCAAGAAACTCTAATAGTGCTGTGCCTTCTCCTCTCTTCAACACCAGCCGCAACCTCTGTCGATTCATCACCACTGAACTGGAGCTGCATCGCAGACGAGAGGGCTGCACTTCTATCCGTCAAGGCAAGCCTCTTGGACCCCAATAATTACCTATCGTCATGGCAAGGTGAAGACTGTTGCAGATGGAAGGGAGTTAGGTGCAGCGCAAAAACAGGCCATGTTGTCAAGCTCAATCTTAGGGGCATGAATTCAGAAAAAATCGGAGGTGAGATAAGCTACTCTTTAGTCAATTTACAACAACTGAGGTATCTGGATTTGAGTGACAACTACTTCTATGGGGTGCAAATACCAGAGTTTCTTGGTTCCATGTCGAGTCTTAGGTATCTCAACCTTTCATACACCTATCTCTATGGAAGGATACCCCCACAACTTGGGAATCTCACCAAGCTCATCTACCTTGATCTCAAATGCTGGTACTTTTACAACCCTAGATACAACTTACCCTTCTCAGTCGATCTTGCATGGCTGTCACAACTATCCTCATTGAAGCACCTCGACATGAGCTTTGTAAACCTTACAGCTGCTGTGGATTGGGTTCATGAAATTAACAGGCTTCCTACTTTGAAAAATCTTAACCTAAGAGACAGTGGACTCAGAAATACAGTTCCTTCCCTTCGTCAGTTTAATCTCACGGTCTCACGGCACTCGATGTACTCGACATCTCACATAATAGCTTTGACACTACTATTGCTCCAAACTGGTTTTGGAACGCAACCAGCCTCACTGTTCTTAACCTCCAATTTTGTTACTTCTATGGTCCGATTCCCAACGAGGTAG
- the LOC112880698 gene encoding receptor-like protein EIX2, with protein MPILALLRLRSNRFYGHIPSELAMSKELQFLDLAYNKFSGSIPHSIVNLSAMARNSGYSEILYRSIAGPPGPQLYNYMYAIISFRESVSVLTKGQQLGFSSQLSYMVFLDLSCNNLTGEIPQDIGALIALKGFNLSWNQLSGEIPVSIGQLKALESLDLSHNGLSGEIPSSMSALTSLSSMNLSYNDLSGKIPAGNQIETFNASVYMGNIGLCGPPLTWSCPGNSSSQDTHGNHHDLGDISLNLAVIIGFVLNLWVVFCLMLFKKSWRVAYFVFVDELYDKIYVTVVVRFAIWKRKCGI; from the coding sequence ATGCCAATCTTAGCACTGTTGCGTCTGCGGTCAAATAGGTTTTATGGACACATTCCCAGTGAGCTTGCAATGAGTAAAGAACTGCAGTTTCTAGACCTCGCATACAACAAGTTTTCTGGAAGCATACCTCACTCAATAGTTAACTTGAGTGCAATGGCTCGTAATTCTGGATACAGTGAAATTCTTTACAGAAGCATAGCTGGTCCTCCGGGACCTCAGTTGTATAATTACATGTATGCTATTATTAGTTTCAGAGAAAGTGTATCGGTTCTTACCAAAGGGCAACAACTTGGATTTTCTAGTCAGCTCAGCTATATGGTGTTTCTCGATTTGTCATGTAATAACTTAACTGGAGAGATCCCTCAAGACATTGGTGCTCTTATTGCACTGAAAGGTTTTAACCTGTCTTGGAACCAGTTAAGTGGGGAGATCCCTGTGAGTATTGGTCAGCTTAAAGCACTGGAATCTCTTGATCTCTCACACAACGGGCTGTCAGGCGAAATCCCTTCCAGTATGTCAGCTCTTACCTCTTTAAGCAGCATGAACCTCTCATACAACGATCTGTCCGGAAAGATTCCAGCAGGAAACCAGATTGAGACCTTTAATGCATCTGTCTACATGGGAAATATTGGTCTATGTGGCCCTCCCTTAACTTGGAGCTGTCCTGGAAACTCGTCAAGCCAAGACACGCATGGAAATCATCATGATTTGGGGGATATATCCCTTAACCTTGCAGTGATTATAGGGTTTGTCCTCAACCTTTGGGTGGTCTTTTGTTTGATGCTGTTCAAAAAGAGTTGGAGGGTTGCCTATTTCGTTTTTGTTGATGAGCTCTATGACAAGATTTATGTGACTGTGGTAGTAAGATTCGCCATCTGGAAGAGGAAATGTGGTATTTGA
- the LOC112880691 gene encoding uncharacterized protein LOC112880691 isoform X1: MDAAIAFTSARNPSPARFSSSSASPSSRVPQRLCVCIPWLGRERRLRGLRPQSQVQPPGAMSADASHHDVVVVGAGIVGLTIARHLLLHTPLSVAVADAAVPCSGATGAGQGYIWMSHRTPGSDMWELAARSKQLWEELAAEVDGQGGGGAREKLGWMRTGSLLVGRTSEELATLEERTKALSKAGIHAEFLSASSLHLLEPALSVGKDGGAMFLPQDCQIDAFQAVSLIEKTNNSYSSEGRYMEIYNDPAISLIRSEVTGTVEAVQTSRNILYGRKAIVIASGAWTRSLLHSFLEPALTLDIPVKPRKGHLLVVENFDKVKLNHALMEVGYVDHQVAKSNHTHMASESSEDEPGALSISMTATVDAKGNLVLGSSREFKGFSREVDKSVVKCIWERAGEFFPAMKNVPLDIDHNTQIRIGHRPYMPDGKPVIGFIPDLPNVLIATGHEGNGLTMALGTAEMVTDMILGNPGKVDCSPFSIKHRFSG; encoded by the exons ATGGATGCTGCCATCGCATTCACTTCCGCTCGGAACCCTAGCCCCGCgcgcttctcctcctcctccgcctcgccgtCCTCGCGCGTCCCCCAGCGCCTCTGCGTCTGCATCCCATGGCTCGGGCGCGAGCGCCGGCTCCGCGGGCTCCGGCCTCAATCCCAGGTGCAGCCCCCCGGGGCCATGTCCGCCGACGCCTCCCACCACGACGTGGTGGTCGTGGGGGCAGGAATCGTCGGGCTCACGATCGcgcgccacctcctcctccacacTCCGCTCTCCGTTGCTGTCGCTGACGCTGCCGTCCCCTGCTCCGGCGCCACTGGCGCAG GGCAGGGATACATATGGATGTCGCACCGGACGCCCGGCAGTGACATGTGGGAGTTGGCGGCGCGGAGCAAGCAGCTGTGGGAGGAGCTCGCGGCCGAGGTTGACggccagggcggcggcggtgcgcgggaGAAGCTGGGTTGGATGAGGACAG GAAGCTTGCTAGTTGGCAGAACTTCAGAAGAACTAGCCACATTGGAGGAAAGGACCAAGGCTCTGTCCAAGGCAGGCATACATGCGGAATTCTTGTCTGCCTCTTCACTACATTTATTAGAACCAGCACTCAGTGTTGGGAAAGATGGTGGTGCTATGTTCTTGCCTCAAGACTGCCAGATTGATGCATTCCAGGCTGTCTCTTTGATTGAAAAG ACCAATAACTCATATTCCTCAGAAGGAAGGTATATGGAGATCTATAATGATCCTGCCATATCATTAATAAG ATCGGAGGTTACTGGAACAGTTGAAGCTGTCCAAACTTCCAGAAACATATTGTATGGCAGAAAAGCTATTGTAATTGCTTCTGGTGCCTGGACTCGATCCTTATTGCATAGTTTTCTGGAACCAGCTTTGACATTGGATATTCCTGTCAAGCCACGAAAG GGTCATCTTCTTGTGGTGGAGAATTTTGACAAGGTTAAGCTGAATCATGCCCTAATGGAGGTAGGATATGTTGACCATCAGGTTGCTAAGTCAAATCACACACACATGGCTTCAGAGTCTAGTGAAGATGAGCCCGGTGCTTTATCTATATCAATGACTGCAACTGTAGATGCAAAGGGAAATTTGGTTCTAG GAAGCAGCCGGGAGTTCAAAGGATTTTCAAGGGAGGTTGATAAATCCGTTGTTAAGTGTATATGGGAACGTGCAGGAGAGTTCTTTCCTGCAATGAAGAATGTTCCTCTTGATATTGATCACAATACACAGATCAGAATCGGGCATCGCCCATACA TGCCTGATGGAAAGCCAGTTATTGGCTTTATTCCTGATCTGCCAAATGTTTTGATTGCAACAGGACATGAAGGAAATGGGCTTACTATG GCACTAGGCACTGCTGAAATGGTCACTGATATGATTCTTGGGAATCCTGGAAAAGTGGACTGCTCACCTTTCTCCATCAAACACAGATTTTCAG GTTGA
- the LOC112880690 gene encoding calcium-dependent protein kinase 22-like — MGGCYSAIAATKLKMLRHGGRGAAAIIPVTSRDGPCCSPYRDSDAKEKKKKKGRKGRKHAPILGDAGAVDPDFARRYRLGAELGRGEFGVTRRCEDTATGEALACKTIRRKRLMLRRAGPDADDVRREVEITRRMSELGEGRVVRLREACEDDDGVHLVMELCEGGELFDRIFEREHYSERAASKLARTIVEVVQLCHDNGVMHRDLKPENFLFVNKSEDSPLKAIDFGLSVFFKPGDRFTEVVGSGCYMAPEVLKRNYGPEIDVWSAGVILHILLCGFPPFWGDSDEKIAQSILRGGINLQRDPWPKVSQNAKDLVRKMLDPDPRTRLTAKQVLEHPWLKNADKASNVSLGEVVRSRLKQFSSMNKFKKKALGVVAMNLPVEEIDKYTQMFNTMDKDNDGNLTLEELKEGFRINGQPVMEEEIKMLLEAGDIDGNGTLDCEEFVTVLLHIKKMSNDEYLPKAFKFFDKDGNGFIEMEELMEALGDGELKPNGKVVNDIICEVDKDKDGRISYPEFELMMKGGSDWRNGSRRYSRANFDSLSHRLCKDTL, encoded by the exons atggGTGGTTGCTACTCCGCCATCGCGGCCACCAAGCTGAAGATGCTTCGCCACGGAGGCCGTGGCGCCGCTGCCATCATCCCCGTCACCAGCCGCGACGGCCCGTGCTGCTCCCCGTACAGGGACAGCGACGccaaggagaagaagaagaagaagggcaggAAGGGCAGGAAGCACGCCCCCATCCTGGGGGACGCCGGCGCCGTCGACCCGGACTTCGCGCGGCGGTACCGGCTCGGCGCGGAGCTGGGCCGCGGCGAGTTCGGCGTCACGCGGCGGTGCGAGGACACCGCCACGGGGGAGGCGCTGGCGTGCAAGACGATCCGGCGGAAGCGCCTGATGCTGCGCCGCGCCGGGCCCGACGCGGACGACGTGCGGCGGGAGGTGGAGATCACGCGCCGCATGTCGGAGCTCGGCGAGGGCCGGGTGGTGCGTCTGCGCGAGGCGTGCGAGGACGACGACGGAGTGCACCTCGTCATGGAGCTCTGCGAGGGCGGCGAGCTCTTCGACCGCATCTTCGAGCGGGAGCACTACTCCGAGCGCGCCGCCTCCAAGCTCGCCCGCACCATCGTCGAGGTCGTGCAG CTGTGCCACGACAACGGAGTGATGCACAGGGACCTGAAGCCGGAGAACTTCCTGTTCGTGAACAAGTCGGAGGACTCGCCTCTCAAGGCTATCGACTTCGGCCTCTCCGTGTTCTTCAAGCCTG GCGATCGGTTCACCGAAGTGGTTGGCAGCGGGTGTTACATGGCTCCAGAGGTTCTCAAGAGAAACTATGGGCCAGAGATAGATGTGTGGAGCGCTGGCGTCATCCTGCACATCCTTCTCTGCGGATTCCCCCCGTTCTGGGGAG ATTCCGACGAGAAAATTGCGCAGTCAATACTCAGGGGAGGAATTAACTTACAGAGGGATCCATGGCCCAAGGTCTCCCAGAATGCAAAGGATCTTGTCAGGAAGATGCTTGACCCGGATCCTCGCACACGGTTGACGGCAAAGCAAGTCCTTG AGCATCCTTGGCTCAAAAATGCTGATAAGGCTTCAAATGTGTCACTCGGGGAGGTTGTTCGGTCCAGGCTGAAGCAGTTCTCGTCCATGAACAAGTTCAAGAAGAAGGCACTTGGA GTCGTCGCCATGAATCTACCAGTGGAAGAGATTGACAAATACACTCAGATGTTCAATACGATGGACAAGGACAATGACGGTAATTTGACACTTGAGGAGCTGAAGGAGGGCTTCCGGATAAACGGTCAACCTGTCATGGAGGAAGAGATAAAAATGCTGTTAGAAGCG GGTGACATAGATGGAAATGGCACATTGGATTGTGAGGAATTTGTAACAGTCTTACTTCACATTAAAAAGATGAGTAATGATGAGTACCTACCTAAAGCTTTCAAGTTCTTCGACAAAGATGGGAATGGTTTTATTGAAATGGAGGAGTTGATGGAGGCACTAGGTGACGGCGAACTGAAGCCTAATGGGAAAGTGGTTAATGATATTATTTGTGAGGTTGACAAGGATAAG GATGGTCGTATCAGCTATCCGGAGTTCGAATTGATGATGAAAGGTGGATCAGATTGGAGGAATGGCTCTAGACGGTACTCAAGAGCAAATTTCGATAGCCTCAGTCATAGGCTGTGCAAAGATACTTTATGA
- the LOC112880695 gene encoding U11/U12 small nuclear ribonucleoprotein 35 kDa protein isoform X2, with product MSGGSARDVFYADKYHPIQAGSIDGTDVAPHDNAVLRALICSQAGLYDPFGDPKATGDPYCTLFVGRLSRQTDDDTLRKEMSRYGRVKSMRLVRDIVTGASRGYAFVEYETDREMRRAYQATADAWVDTKETSIFAGGGLGGKKESGQLRFGGRERPFRAPLQPIPHESYDKLKKLGIPPPPEGRYMARYQVPPPPRRKNSNTDMEDSPPRRRSKDKAGDSAYRSQRSSTDDDETPRRRKSSHDVREESQSRRSGRSSITREDSSQRKNTGHGDGHRKRRRSREPGEVSPSEEDGSYKRERTSTEAGHSPDQYTQHHRHHREGTYESSHSLHRDRRRHGDWHHSKRSESRDYSH from the exons ATGAGCGGCGGGAGCGCGAGGGACGTGTTCTACGCGGATAAGTACCACCCGATCCAGGCCGGCAGCATCGACGGCACGGACGTCGCGCCCCACGACAACGCCGTCCTCCGCGCCCTCATCTGCTCCCAGGCCGGCCTCT ACGACCCGTTCGGCGACCCCAAGGCCACCGGCGATCCCTACTGCACGCTCTTCGTCGGCCGCCTCTCGCGCCAGACCGACGACGACACGCTTCGGAAG GAGATGAGCAGGTATGGGAGGGTGAAGAGCATGCGGCTGGTGCGTGACATTG TTACCGGTGCTTCTCGTGGTTATGCATTTGTTGAGTACGAAACTGACAGAGAGATGCGTCGTGCCTATCAG GCAACAGCTGATGCCTGGGTGGATACCAAGGAGACTAG CATTTTTGCAGGAGGGGGGCTTGGAGGAAAGAAAGAATCTGGACAGCTTCGGTTTGGAGGCCGAGAGAGGCCATTTCGTGCTCCCTT GCAACCTATTCCTCATGAGTCTTATGACAAACTGAAGAAGCTTGGGATCCCACCGCCACCTGAAGGGCGGTATATGGCACGTTATCAG gttccacCACCACCTAGGCGGAAGAACAGTAATACTGACATGGAAGATTCACCTCCTAGGAGAAGATCCAAGGACAAGGCTGGTGATAGTGCTTACAGAAGCCAAAGAAGTTCTACTGATGATGATGAAACCCCTCGCAGGAGGAAAAGCAGCCATGACGTGCGAGAAGAATCGCAAAGCCGAAGGAGTGGAAGGTCATCCATTACCAGGGAGGACAGCAGTCAAAGGAAGAACACGGGACATGGTGATGGTCATCGTAAGCGGAGACGAAGTCGAGAACCAGGCGAAGTATCTCCTTCGGAGGAGGATGGTAGCTACAAAAGAGAGAGAACTTCAACCGAAGCCGGTCACAGCCCAGATCAGTATACGCAACACCACCGGCATCACAGGGAGGGTACATATGAGAGCAGCCACTCTCTTCACAGAGACCGCCGGCGCCATGGTGACTGGCATCACTCCAAGAGAAGCGAGAGCCGAGATTACAGCCACTAG
- the LOC112880691 gene encoding uncharacterized protein LOC112880691 isoform X2 produces the protein MLPSHSLPLGTLAPRASPPPPPRRPRASPSASASASHGSGASAGSAGSGLNPRCSPPGPCPPTPPTTTWWSWGQESSGSRSRATSSSTLRSPLLSLTLPSPAPAPLAQGYIWMSHRTPGSDMWELAARSKQLWEELAAEVDGQGGGGAREKLGWMRTGSLLVGRTSEELATLEERTKALSKAGIHAEFLSASSLHLLEPALSVGKDGGAMFLPQDCQIDAFQAVSLIEKTNNSYSSEGRYMEIYNDPAISLIRSEVTGTVEAVQTSRNILYGRKAIVIASGAWTRSLLHSFLEPALTLDIPVKPRKGHLLVVENFDKVKLNHALMEVGYVDHQVAKSNHTHMASESSEDEPGALSISMTATVDAKGNLVLGSSREFKGFSREVDKSVVKCIWERAGEFFPAMKNVPLDIDHNTQIRIGHRPYMPDGKPVIGFIPDLPNVLIATGHEGNGLTMALGTAEMVTDMILGNPGKVDCSPFSIKHRFSG, from the exons ATGCTGCCATCGCATTCACTTCCGCTCGGAACCCTAGCCCCGCgcgcttctcctcctcctccgcctcgccgtCCTCGCGCGTCCCCCAGCGCCTCTGCGTCTGCATCCCATGGCTCGGGCGCGAGCGCCGGCTCCGCGGGCTCCGGCCTCAATCCCAGGTGCAGCCCCCCGGGGCCATGTCCGCCGACGCCTCCCACCACGACGTGGTGGTCGTGGGGGCAGGAATCGTCGGGCTCACGATCGcgcgccacctcctcctccacacTCCGCTCTCCGTTGCTGTCGCTGACGCTGCCGTCCCCTGCTCCGGCGCCACTGGCGCAG GGATACATATGGATGTCGCACCGGACGCCCGGCAGTGACATGTGGGAGTTGGCGGCGCGGAGCAAGCAGCTGTGGGAGGAGCTCGCGGCCGAGGTTGACggccagggcggcggcggtgcgcgggaGAAGCTGGGTTGGATGAGGACAG GAAGCTTGCTAGTTGGCAGAACTTCAGAAGAACTAGCCACATTGGAGGAAAGGACCAAGGCTCTGTCCAAGGCAGGCATACATGCGGAATTCTTGTCTGCCTCTTCACTACATTTATTAGAACCAGCACTCAGTGTTGGGAAAGATGGTGGTGCTATGTTCTTGCCTCAAGACTGCCAGATTGATGCATTCCAGGCTGTCTCTTTGATTGAAAAG ACCAATAACTCATATTCCTCAGAAGGAAGGTATATGGAGATCTATAATGATCCTGCCATATCATTAATAAG ATCGGAGGTTACTGGAACAGTTGAAGCTGTCCAAACTTCCAGAAACATATTGTATGGCAGAAAAGCTATTGTAATTGCTTCTGGTGCCTGGACTCGATCCTTATTGCATAGTTTTCTGGAACCAGCTTTGACATTGGATATTCCTGTCAAGCCACGAAAG GGTCATCTTCTTGTGGTGGAGAATTTTGACAAGGTTAAGCTGAATCATGCCCTAATGGAGGTAGGATATGTTGACCATCAGGTTGCTAAGTCAAATCACACACACATGGCTTCAGAGTCTAGTGAAGATGAGCCCGGTGCTTTATCTATATCAATGACTGCAACTGTAGATGCAAAGGGAAATTTGGTTCTAG GAAGCAGCCGGGAGTTCAAAGGATTTTCAAGGGAGGTTGATAAATCCGTTGTTAAGTGTATATGGGAACGTGCAGGAGAGTTCTTTCCTGCAATGAAGAATGTTCCTCTTGATATTGATCACAATACACAGATCAGAATCGGGCATCGCCCATACA TGCCTGATGGAAAGCCAGTTATTGGCTTTATTCCTGATCTGCCAAATGTTTTGATTGCAACAGGACATGAAGGAAATGGGCTTACTATG GCACTAGGCACTGCTGAAATGGTCACTGATATGATTCTTGGGAATCCTGGAAAAGTGGACTGCTCACCTTTCTCCATCAAACACAGATTTTCAG GTTGA
- the LOC112880699 gene encoding receptor-like protein EIX2 codes for MERLPNCRWNKLQMLDLSLNNISGELPNQLGTLSNLTYLVLSGNKLTGKIPSWVWALRKLFILELRGSKISGIVNEDHLNSLADLEFLGLGSTLLQIKIRPDWIPPFKLQTVLLESMQLGPEFPSWLKSQTSIKLLSMANSSINAIPDWFWVVFSRADFLDLRYNQISGTLPATSEFMAANTLLLSNNRFSGTIPKFSRNISYIDISSNSLSGTLPSDLEAPQLTGLLLYNNSISGTIPFLAVLIRKIASIRPICKHADWRSSKLPRRFLPIHALFGYSKPK; via the coding sequence ATGGAAAGGCTACCAAACTGTCGTTGGAACAAGCTGCAAATGTTAGATTTGTCTCTCAACAATATTAGTGGGGAGCTCCCAAATCAATTGGGGACGCTGAGCAACCTGACCTACTTGGTTCTGTCAGGCAATAAGCTTACAGGAAAAATACCATCATGGGTATGGGCACTGAGAAAATTGTTTATTTTGGAACTTCGTGGGAGTAAAATAAGTGGTATTGTCAATGAAGATCATTTAAATAGCCTTGCAGACCTAGAGTTTTTAGGGTTGGGCTCTACGCTCCTTCAAATAAAAATCAGACCAGACTGGATTCCACCATTCAAGCTGCAGACTGTTCTCTTAGAATCTATGCAGCTAGGACCGGAATTTCCATCATGGCTTAAATCACAAACAAGCATTAAGCTCCTTAGCATGGCAAATTCAAGCATAAATGCAATCCCGGATTGGTTTTGGGTTGTGTTTTCAAGAGCAGACTTCTTGGATTTGAGGTATAATCAGATATCTGGCACACTACCAGCAACGTCGGAATTTATGGCAGCAAATACCTTGTTATTATCGAATAACAGATTTAGTGGCACGATTCCAAAATTTTCAAGAAATATAAGCTACATAGACATCTCCAGCAACTCATTGTCAGGAACACTACCATCAGATTTAGAAGCCCCGCAGTTAACAGGCCTGCTTCTCTACAACAATTCCATATCAGGCACTATTCCATTCTTGGCTGTGCTCATTAGAAAAATTGCAAGTATTAGACCTATCTGCAAACATGCTGACTGGAGAAGTTCCAAATTGCCAAGAAGATTCTTACCCATACATGCATTATTTGGTTACAGTAAACCTAAATAA
- the LOC112880695 gene encoding U11/U12 small nuclear ribonucleoprotein 35 kDa protein isoform X1, which produces MSGGSARDVFYADKYHPIQAGSIDGTDVAPHDNAVLRALICSQAGLYDPFGDPKATGDPYCTLFVGRLSRQTDDDTLRKEMSRYGRVKSMRLVRDIVTGASRGYAFVEYETDREMRRAYQDAHHSIIDGTEVIVDYYRQQLMPGWIPRRLGGGLGGKKESGQLRFGGRERPFRAPLQPIPHESYDKLKKLGIPPPPEGRYMARYQVPPPPRRKNSNTDMEDSPPRRRSKDKAGDSAYRSQRSSTDDDETPRRRKSSHDVREESQSRRSGRSSITREDSSQRKNTGHGDGHRKRRRSREPGEVSPSEEDGSYKRERTSTEAGHSPDQYTQHHRHHREGTYESSHSLHRDRRRHGDWHHSKRSESRDYSH; this is translated from the exons ATGAGCGGCGGGAGCGCGAGGGACGTGTTCTACGCGGATAAGTACCACCCGATCCAGGCCGGCAGCATCGACGGCACGGACGTCGCGCCCCACGACAACGCCGTCCTCCGCGCCCTCATCTGCTCCCAGGCCGGCCTCT ACGACCCGTTCGGCGACCCCAAGGCCACCGGCGATCCCTACTGCACGCTCTTCGTCGGCCGCCTCTCGCGCCAGACCGACGACGACACGCTTCGGAAG GAGATGAGCAGGTATGGGAGGGTGAAGAGCATGCGGCTGGTGCGTGACATTG TTACCGGTGCTTCTCGTGGTTATGCATTTGTTGAGTACGAAACTGACAGAGAGATGCGTCGTGCCTATCAG GATGCACACCATTCCATTATTGATGGCACTGAAGTGATTGTAGATTACTACAGGCAACAGCTGATGCCTGGGTGGATACCAAGGAGACTAG GAGGGGGGCTTGGAGGAAAGAAAGAATCTGGACAGCTTCGGTTTGGAGGCCGAGAGAGGCCATTTCGTGCTCCCTT GCAACCTATTCCTCATGAGTCTTATGACAAACTGAAGAAGCTTGGGATCCCACCGCCACCTGAAGGGCGGTATATGGCACGTTATCAG gttccacCACCACCTAGGCGGAAGAACAGTAATACTGACATGGAAGATTCACCTCCTAGGAGAAGATCCAAGGACAAGGCTGGTGATAGTGCTTACAGAAGCCAAAGAAGTTCTACTGATGATGATGAAACCCCTCGCAGGAGGAAAAGCAGCCATGACGTGCGAGAAGAATCGCAAAGCCGAAGGAGTGGAAGGTCATCCATTACCAGGGAGGACAGCAGTCAAAGGAAGAACACGGGACATGGTGATGGTCATCGTAAGCGGAGACGAAGTCGAGAACCAGGCGAAGTATCTCCTTCGGAGGAGGATGGTAGCTACAAAAGAGAGAGAACTTCAACCGAAGCCGGTCACAGCCCAGATCAGTATACGCAACACCACCGGCATCACAGGGAGGGTACATATGAGAGCAGCCACTCTCTTCACAGAGACCGCCGGCGCCATGGTGACTGGCATCACTCCAAGAGAAGCGAGAGCCGAGATTACAGCCACTAG